The proteins below come from a single Danaus plexippus chromosome 20, MEX_DaPlex, whole genome shotgun sequence genomic window:
- the LOC116773816 gene encoding serine-arginine protein 55 isoform X5 — translation MVGSRVYVGGLPFGVRERDLEKFFKGFGRIRDILIKNGYGFVEFEDYRDADDAVYELNGKELLGERVTVERARGAPRGSDRWRRDQPRPARPAAHQYGPPTRTEYRLIVENLSSRISWQDLKDYMRQAGEVTYADAHKQHRNEGVVEFATHSDMRAAIEKLDGTELNGRRVRLVEDRRSSRRRSRSSSSRSRSRSRDRRRSRSRSRSRGSRSRSKSKSRPKSKSPAAKSHSRSRSKDRSRSRSASRKSERGSASRPSRERSAGRKSAERNGRSASRSKSRSPMDDKETAAKARERSRSRSKEAGSPKREEERRESKSRSRSRSRSGSRERSVSRERSRSASPRQNGDERAADERSPRSGD, via the exons ATGGTTGGATCCCGGGTGTACGTTGGCGGGCTGCCTTTTGGTGTTAGAGAAAGAGACttagaaaagttttttaaaggaTTTGGAAGAATAAGAGACATCCTTATTAAGAATGGATATGGTTTTGTG GAATTTGAAGACTACAGAGATGCTGATGATGCAGTCTATGAATTAAATGGAAAAGAATTGCTTGGTGAAAG GGTGACGGTGGAGCGAGCGCGAGGGGCGCCGCGAGGCAGCGACCGCTGGCGGCGGGACCAGCCGCGACCCGCACGGCCAGCCGCGCACCA ATACGGGCCGCCGACGCGTACGGAGTATCGACTTATAGTTGAAAACCTATCCAGCCGCATTAGCTGGCAG GATTTGAAGGATTACATGCGTCAGGCTGGCGAAGTGACTTACGCGGATGCTCACAAGCAACATAGAAACGAAGG GGTTGTGGAGTTCGCAACTCATTCAGACATGCGAGCTGCTATCGAGAAATTGGACGGTACTGAGCTGAACGGCCGCCGCGTCCGCCTGGTGGAGGACCGACGTTCGTCCAGACGACGCAGCCGCTCCTCTTCCTCAAGGAGCCGCTCACGGTCACGAGACAGGCGCCGCTCACGATCCAG gtCTCGTTCTCGTGGCTCCCGCAGCCGCTCCAAATCCAAATCTCGTCCAAAGAGCAAGAGCCCAGCTGCCAAATCTCATTCGAGATCTCGCTCCAA AGACCGCAGCCGTTCCAGATCCGCTTCCCGCAAGTCTGAGCGCGGGTCGGCATCACGTCCGTCCCGTGAGCGTTCCGCGGGACGGAAGTCCGCAGAGCGGAACGGAAGGTCCGCATCGCGCTCCAAGTCTCGCTCACCTATGGATGATAA AGAGACTGCTGCAAAAGCTAG GGAGCGATCTCGCTCACGCAGCAAGGAGGCGGGATCACCCAAACGAGAGGAAGAGCGTCGTGAGAGCAAGTCTCGTTCAAGGTCTCGCTCCCGGTCTGGATCGCGCGAGCGGTCAGTCTCACGCGAGCGGTCGCGCTCCGCCTCGCCCAGGCAAAATGGAGACGAACGGGCCGCCGACGAGCGCTCCCCGCGCAGCGGAGACTGA
- the LOC116773816 gene encoding serine-arginine protein 55 isoform X4, with product MVGSRVYVGGLPFGVRERDLEKFFKGFGRIRDILIKNGYGFVEFEDYRDADDAVYELNGKELLGERVVVEPARGIDRSADRYRRDRYYERDRGRSRYEYGPPTRTEYRLIVENLSSRISWQDLKDYMRQAGEVTYADAHKQHRNEGVVEFATHSDMRAAIEKLDGTELNGRRVRLVEDRRSSRRRSRSSSSRSRSRSRDRRRSRSRSRSRGSRSRSKSKSRPKSKSPAAKSHSRSRSKDRSRSRSASRKSERGSASRPSRERSAGRKSAERNGRSASRSKSRSPMDDKETAAKARERSRSRSKEAGSPKREEERRESKSRSRSRSRSGSRERSVSRERSRSASPRQNGDERAADERSPRSGD from the exons ATGGTTGGATCCCGGGTGTACGTTGGCGGGCTGCCTTTTGGTGTTAGAGAAAGAGACttagaaaagttttttaaaggaTTTGGAAGAATAAGAGACATCCTTATTAAGAATGGATATGGTTTTGTG GAATTTGAAGACTACAGAGATGCTGATGATGCAGTCTATGAATTAAATGGAAAAGAATTGCTTGGTGAAAG GGTGGTGGTGGAGCCGGCGCGGGGCATCGACCGCAGCGCGGACCGCTACCGTCGCGACCGCTACTACGAGCGCGACCGCGGCCGATCGAGATACGA ATACGGGCCGCCGACGCGTACGGAGTATCGACTTATAGTTGAAAACCTATCCAGCCGCATTAGCTGGCAG GATTTGAAGGATTACATGCGTCAGGCTGGCGAAGTGACTTACGCGGATGCTCACAAGCAACATAGAAACGAAGG GGTTGTGGAGTTCGCAACTCATTCAGACATGCGAGCTGCTATCGAGAAATTGGACGGTACTGAGCTGAACGGCCGCCGCGTCCGCCTGGTGGAGGACCGACGTTCGTCCAGACGACGCAGCCGCTCCTCTTCCTCAAGGAGCCGCTCACGGTCACGAGACAGGCGCCGCTCACGATCCAG gtCTCGTTCTCGTGGCTCCCGCAGCCGCTCCAAATCCAAATCTCGTCCAAAGAGCAAGAGCCCAGCTGCCAAATCTCATTCGAGATCTCGCTCCAA AGACCGCAGCCGTTCCAGATCCGCTTCCCGCAAGTCTGAGCGCGGGTCGGCATCACGTCCGTCCCGTGAGCGTTCCGCGGGACGGAAGTCCGCAGAGCGGAACGGAAGGTCCGCATCGCGCTCCAAGTCTCGCTCACCTATGGATGATAA AGAGACTGCTGCAAAAGCTAG GGAGCGATCTCGCTCACGCAGCAAGGAGGCGGGATCACCCAAACGAGAGGAAGAGCGTCGTGAGAGCAAGTCTCGTTCAAGGTCTCGCTCCCGGTCTGGATCGCGCGAGCGGTCAGTCTCACGCGAGCGGTCGCGCTCCGCCTCGCCCAGGCAAAATGGAGACGAACGGGCCGCCGACGAGCGCTCCCCGCGCAGCGGAGACTGA
- the LOC116773816 gene encoding serine-arginine protein 55 isoform X1: MVGSRVYVGGLPFGVRERDLEKFFKGFGRIRDILIKNGYGFVEFEDYRDADDAVYELNGKELLGERVVVEPARGIDRSADRYRRDRYYERDRGRSRYEFSARSDYNYRYGPPTRTEYRLIVENLSSRISWQDLKDYMRQAGEVTYADAHKQHRNEGVVEFATHSDMRAAIEKLDGTELNGRRVRLVEDRRSSRRRSRSSSSRSRSRSRDRRRSRSRSRSRGSRSRSKSKSRPKSKSPAAKSHSRSRSKDRSRSRSASRKSERGSASRPSRERSAGRKSAERNGRSASRSKSRSPMDDKETAAKARERSRSRSKEAGSPKREEERRESKSRSRSRSRSGSRERSVSRERSRSASPRQNGDERAADERSPRSGD, encoded by the exons ATGGTTGGATCCCGGGTGTACGTTGGCGGGCTGCCTTTTGGTGTTAGAGAAAGAGACttagaaaagttttttaaaggaTTTGGAAGAATAAGAGACATCCTTATTAAGAATGGATATGGTTTTGTG GAATTTGAAGACTACAGAGATGCTGATGATGCAGTCTATGAATTAAATGGAAAAGAATTGCTTGGTGAAAG GGTGGTGGTGGAGCCGGCGCGGGGCATCGACCGCAGCGCGGACCGCTACCGTCGCGACCGCTACTACGAGCGCGACCGCGGCCGATCGAGATACGA ATTTTCCGCCCGCAGTGACTACAATTATAGATACGGGCCGCCGACGCGTACGGAGTATCGACTTATAGTTGAAAACCTATCCAGCCGCATTAGCTGGCAG GATTTGAAGGATTACATGCGTCAGGCTGGCGAAGTGACTTACGCGGATGCTCACAAGCAACATAGAAACGAAGG GGTTGTGGAGTTCGCAACTCATTCAGACATGCGAGCTGCTATCGAGAAATTGGACGGTACTGAGCTGAACGGCCGCCGCGTCCGCCTGGTGGAGGACCGACGTTCGTCCAGACGACGCAGCCGCTCCTCTTCCTCAAGGAGCCGCTCACGGTCACGAGACAGGCGCCGCTCACGATCCAG gtCTCGTTCTCGTGGCTCCCGCAGCCGCTCCAAATCCAAATCTCGTCCAAAGAGCAAGAGCCCAGCTGCCAAATCTCATTCGAGATCTCGCTCCAA AGACCGCAGCCGTTCCAGATCCGCTTCCCGCAAGTCTGAGCGCGGGTCGGCATCACGTCCGTCCCGTGAGCGTTCCGCGGGACGGAAGTCCGCAGAGCGGAACGGAAGGTCCGCATCGCGCTCCAAGTCTCGCTCACCTATGGATGATAA AGAGACTGCTGCAAAAGCTAG GGAGCGATCTCGCTCACGCAGCAAGGAGGCGGGATCACCCAAACGAGAGGAAGAGCGTCGTGAGAGCAAGTCTCGTTCAAGGTCTCGCTCCCGGTCTGGATCGCGCGAGCGGTCAGTCTCACGCGAGCGGTCGCGCTCCGCCTCGCCCAGGCAAAATGGAGACGAACGGGCCGCCGACGAGCGCTCCCCGCGCAGCGGAGACTGA
- the LOC116773816 gene encoding serine-arginine protein 55 isoform X3: MVGSRVYVGGLPFGVRERDLEKFFKGFGRIRDILIKNGYGFVEFEDYRDADDAVYELNGKELLGERVVVEPARGIDRSADRYRRDRYYERDRGRSRYEFSARSDYNYRYGPPTRTEYRLIVENLSSRISWQDLKDYMRQAGEVTYADAHKQHRNEGVVEFATHSDMRAAIEKLDGTELNGRRVRLVEDRRSSRRRSRSSSSRSRSRSRDRRRSRSRSRSRGSRSRSKSKSRPKSKSPAAKSHSRSRSKDRSRSRSASRKSERGSASRPSRERSAGRKSAERNGRSASRSKSRSPMDDKERSRSRSKEAGSPKREEERRESKSRSRSRSRSGSRERSVSRERSRSASPRQNGDERAADERSPRSGD, translated from the exons ATGGTTGGATCCCGGGTGTACGTTGGCGGGCTGCCTTTTGGTGTTAGAGAAAGAGACttagaaaagttttttaaaggaTTTGGAAGAATAAGAGACATCCTTATTAAGAATGGATATGGTTTTGTG GAATTTGAAGACTACAGAGATGCTGATGATGCAGTCTATGAATTAAATGGAAAAGAATTGCTTGGTGAAAG GGTGGTGGTGGAGCCGGCGCGGGGCATCGACCGCAGCGCGGACCGCTACCGTCGCGACCGCTACTACGAGCGCGACCGCGGCCGATCGAGATACGA ATTTTCCGCCCGCAGTGACTACAATTATAGATACGGGCCGCCGACGCGTACGGAGTATCGACTTATAGTTGAAAACCTATCCAGCCGCATTAGCTGGCAG GATTTGAAGGATTACATGCGTCAGGCTGGCGAAGTGACTTACGCGGATGCTCACAAGCAACATAGAAACGAAGG GGTTGTGGAGTTCGCAACTCATTCAGACATGCGAGCTGCTATCGAGAAATTGGACGGTACTGAGCTGAACGGCCGCCGCGTCCGCCTGGTGGAGGACCGACGTTCGTCCAGACGACGCAGCCGCTCCTCTTCCTCAAGGAGCCGCTCACGGTCACGAGACAGGCGCCGCTCACGATCCAG gtCTCGTTCTCGTGGCTCCCGCAGCCGCTCCAAATCCAAATCTCGTCCAAAGAGCAAGAGCCCAGCTGCCAAATCTCATTCGAGATCTCGCTCCAA AGACCGCAGCCGTTCCAGATCCGCTTCCCGCAAGTCTGAGCGCGGGTCGGCATCACGTCCGTCCCGTGAGCGTTCCGCGGGACGGAAGTCCGCAGAGCGGAACGGAAGGTCCGCATCGCGCTCCAAGTCTCGCTCACCTATGGATGATAA GGAGCGATCTCGCTCACGCAGCAAGGAGGCGGGATCACCCAAACGAGAGGAAGAGCGTCGTGAGAGCAAGTCTCGTTCAAGGTCTCGCTCCCGGTCTGGATCGCGCGAGCGGTCAGTCTCACGCGAGCGGTCGCGCTCCGCCTCGCCCAGGCAAAATGGAGACGAACGGGCCGCCGACGAGCGCTCCCCGCGCAGCGGAGACTGA
- the LOC116773816 gene encoding serine-arginine protein 55 isoform X2, with protein MVGSRVYVGGLPFGVRERDLEKFFKGFGRIRDILIKNGYGFVEFEDYRDADDAVYELNGKELLGERVVVEPARGIDRSADRYRRDRYYERDRGRSRYDDYNYRYGPPTRTEYRLIVENLSSRISWQDLKDYMRQAGEVTYADAHKQHRNEGVVEFATHSDMRAAIEKLDGTELNGRRVRLVEDRRSSRRRSRSSSSRSRSRSRDRRRSRSRSRSRGSRSRSKSKSRPKSKSPAAKSHSRSRSKDRSRSRSASRKSERGSASRPSRERSAGRKSAERNGRSASRSKSRSPMDDKETAAKARERSRSRSKEAGSPKREEERRESKSRSRSRSRSGSRERSVSRERSRSASPRQNGDERAADERSPRSGD; from the exons ATGGTTGGATCCCGGGTGTACGTTGGCGGGCTGCCTTTTGGTGTTAGAGAAAGAGACttagaaaagttttttaaaggaTTTGGAAGAATAAGAGACATCCTTATTAAGAATGGATATGGTTTTGTG GAATTTGAAGACTACAGAGATGCTGATGATGCAGTCTATGAATTAAATGGAAAAGAATTGCTTGGTGAAAG GGTGGTGGTGGAGCCGGCGCGGGGCATCGACCGCAGCGCGGACCGCTACCGTCGCGACCGCTACTACGAGCGCGACCGCGGCCGATCGAGATACGA TGACTACAATTATAGATACGGGCCGCCGACGCGTACGGAGTATCGACTTATAGTTGAAAACCTATCCAGCCGCATTAGCTGGCAG GATTTGAAGGATTACATGCGTCAGGCTGGCGAAGTGACTTACGCGGATGCTCACAAGCAACATAGAAACGAAGG GGTTGTGGAGTTCGCAACTCATTCAGACATGCGAGCTGCTATCGAGAAATTGGACGGTACTGAGCTGAACGGCCGCCGCGTCCGCCTGGTGGAGGACCGACGTTCGTCCAGACGACGCAGCCGCTCCTCTTCCTCAAGGAGCCGCTCACGGTCACGAGACAGGCGCCGCTCACGATCCAG gtCTCGTTCTCGTGGCTCCCGCAGCCGCTCCAAATCCAAATCTCGTCCAAAGAGCAAGAGCCCAGCTGCCAAATCTCATTCGAGATCTCGCTCCAA AGACCGCAGCCGTTCCAGATCCGCTTCCCGCAAGTCTGAGCGCGGGTCGGCATCACGTCCGTCCCGTGAGCGTTCCGCGGGACGGAAGTCCGCAGAGCGGAACGGAAGGTCCGCATCGCGCTCCAAGTCTCGCTCACCTATGGATGATAA AGAGACTGCTGCAAAAGCTAG GGAGCGATCTCGCTCACGCAGCAAGGAGGCGGGATCACCCAAACGAGAGGAAGAGCGTCGTGAGAGCAAGTCTCGTTCAAGGTCTCGCTCCCGGTCTGGATCGCGCGAGCGGTCAGTCTCACGCGAGCGGTCGCGCTCCGCCTCGCCCAGGCAAAATGGAGACGAACGGGCCGCCGACGAGCGCTCCCCGCGCAGCGGAGACTGA
- the LOC116773816 gene encoding serine-arginine protein 55 isoform X6: protein MVGSRVYVGGLPFGVRERDLEKFFKGFGRIRDILIKNGYGFVEFEDYRDADDAVYELNGKELLGESDYNYRYGPPTRTEYRLIVENLSSRISWQDLKDYMRQAGEVTYADAHKQHRNEGVVEFATHSDMRAAIEKLDGTELNGRRVRLVEDRRSSRRRSRSSSSRSRSRSRDRRRSRSRSRSRGSRSRSKSKSRPKSKSPAAKSHSRSRSKDRSRSRSASRKSERGSASRPSRERSAGRKSAERNGRSASRSKSRSPMDDKETAAKARERSRSRSKEAGSPKREEERRESKSRSRSRSRSGSRERSVSRERSRSASPRQNGDERAADERSPRSGD, encoded by the exons ATGGTTGGATCCCGGGTGTACGTTGGCGGGCTGCCTTTTGGTGTTAGAGAAAGAGACttagaaaagttttttaaaggaTTTGGAAGAATAAGAGACATCCTTATTAAGAATGGATATGGTTTTGTG GAATTTGAAGACTACAGAGATGCTGATGATGCAGTCTATGAATTAAATGGAAAAGAATTGCTTGGTGAAAG TGACTACAATTATAGATACGGGCCGCCGACGCGTACGGAGTATCGACTTATAGTTGAAAACCTATCCAGCCGCATTAGCTGGCAG GATTTGAAGGATTACATGCGTCAGGCTGGCGAAGTGACTTACGCGGATGCTCACAAGCAACATAGAAACGAAGG GGTTGTGGAGTTCGCAACTCATTCAGACATGCGAGCTGCTATCGAGAAATTGGACGGTACTGAGCTGAACGGCCGCCGCGTCCGCCTGGTGGAGGACCGACGTTCGTCCAGACGACGCAGCCGCTCCTCTTCCTCAAGGAGCCGCTCACGGTCACGAGACAGGCGCCGCTCACGATCCAG gtCTCGTTCTCGTGGCTCCCGCAGCCGCTCCAAATCCAAATCTCGTCCAAAGAGCAAGAGCCCAGCTGCCAAATCTCATTCGAGATCTCGCTCCAA AGACCGCAGCCGTTCCAGATCCGCTTCCCGCAAGTCTGAGCGCGGGTCGGCATCACGTCCGTCCCGTGAGCGTTCCGCGGGACGGAAGTCCGCAGAGCGGAACGGAAGGTCCGCATCGCGCTCCAAGTCTCGCTCACCTATGGATGATAA AGAGACTGCTGCAAAAGCTAG GGAGCGATCTCGCTCACGCAGCAAGGAGGCGGGATCACCCAAACGAGAGGAAGAGCGTCGTGAGAGCAAGTCTCGTTCAAGGTCTCGCTCCCGGTCTGGATCGCGCGAGCGGTCAGTCTCACGCGAGCGGTCGCGCTCCGCCTCGCCCAGGCAAAATGGAGACGAACGGGCCGCCGACGAGCGCTCCCCGCGCAGCGGAGACTGA